GTCCTGATTAGTTGATTTCAGCCTTTCTGTCCTTATAGATTATAATATCAATCTCATCAATTTTATACAACGAAATACCAGCTGCAATTAACTACTACGGATATAACCATGCACCATTGTTGTGTTTAGAATCCGAAAATGGCCAATCATTTGACTGGGGAAGTAGACTAGGAGTTGTAGGTGGAATTGCAGAGTCTCTTGCATTCATGCACGACAAACTTCATGAAGATGGAATTGCTCATGGTAACCTGAAATCCACCAACATTTTGTTCAATAACAACATGGAATCATGTGTGAGTGAATATGGCCTAACGGAAATTGAGAATCAAGACCAATCGTTTCTTGCTCAATCCAACTGTAGCAAAATGAAACCTTCAAAAACGATGTTTATGGCTTTGGCGTGATTCTTCTTGAGCTTCTAACAGGAAAGTTAGTGCAGAATAGAGTGTTTGATTTGGCTAAATGGGTGAATTCAGTGGTTCGAGAGGAATGGACTGCTGAAATATTTGACAGAGCCTTGAGTTTAGAAGGTGCAAATGAAGAGAGGATGGTTAATTTGTTACAAGTAGCATTGAAGTGTATAAATCCTTCTCCAAATGAAAGGCCAACCATGAATCAGATTGCTGAAATGATCAATGCAAtacaagagaaagaagagagatcCATAGGCTTGGAATCATGCTGAACCAAGCAACTGACTACAGCAACATGTTTGATGTGAAAGAATTTTGCTGGGAAATGCCTGTTTATATACATAcgtatatatagttttgtgatttattcatatattcaacaattttcaatatttcatttcattgtCTGTGTTACTGCAGTGTATTTTTTGGCCAGTTGATCAATCTATGACTTGAATGCTAAGCTTGTTTACAAATATAGATACACAACAGAAGAAGATACATAATGCGGTATCAATTAGTGGCCCAGAGATCTCCTATCAGTCTAAGGTCATACAACAGAAAAGTCCATCATCTTAGGCAATTTGAGTGTTCATCTATTATGACTCTCTTCTTTATCACAAACCCTAAAACGAAATTATGAGTAGatgttctttaatttttatggtGTATTCTTAGCCAATACTATTTTACCATGGCAAATGAAAGGGATGTCAAGTATGAGAGCATGAGTTTATATTCCTCTTGATTTATTTAGTGTAGTGGTTACGGTTCGTTCATTGGACCCAGGATTTCATATGCTTAATATAATCGGTACAATCTTGAAAGACATGACAAAATGGCTAGAATGGGTAGAGATTATCCCCAtagtaaataattttgtcaaatgCTTCCAAACACTTCACAAGCAATAATTAATCCACAGTGTATCTAGAGCTCACAGGATATAACCTTCTGTCATGTAGTCTCCAGAAGAAACATTTTCAATACCCTCAAGAATTCAGAGACCTCCAACAACATCTTGCAAAATACAACAATACCATAGCACCAGAGATATGGCCTTCTTATTCATCAAATGCACAGTGGGAAATGTTTCCTTAAAATTGTTTCAGAACACTCTAAGAAGACATATCACATAAGTACTTACTTGGCACATACATCAAGGCTCCACCACCATTCGGTTGGTCCAAAGTTCTCTTGAAACTTAAGCTATGACCTCAACCACAAATGTCAACTCATGAACAACCTCAGACCATGAACATACAAGACCATCCAATGGATCATATCAATACTTTGAAGATTCCCAAGACCCTTACAACCTGAATAATTTACTTTTGCAAAAGtattcaaatgaattttggACAAGCATTCAACTACAATATGACAACTTGTTACCTGATGGATTCATAATTTTAGAACCTTGTGAACCCTTTCGACCTTCTTTATAATCTTTGAATTATTGCAATATGAGTGATTCCTCTTAggttttactaattttatagGTCCCTTGACTGTTGACCACATGGTCATATATCTAAATAGAAttgtttgttgtttgttttctaGTGTCATTCTCTCTTGTTGCAAGGAAATTTCTTTCCCACCcactatcaataaaataaagttttgttTGTATTGTATGTCTTTCTAAAATCTAATCCTTAGCGGAAAAACTTTGGTTGAATTATCTGATCTAATATTCTTATACTATCATTTAACTCgtttgatttataataaaagaatgttattttaataatatatattttattatttatattatcttatttagtttgttaataataaaaaattatgataggtaatcttctattactaatagtaatatgacagataatatagatgataatcttATTATCACTTCTAtcttagaaattaaaaaattatgaaagtaCTCTCgattttattatacttatatttttatttattaaatttttttttatgaaaaataacatatttttaattaatataataaataatataaaaaatattttatgataacaATATCCTATCACAtttaagtataataatataaaaatattttttattttttttaataaaatataataattatttatatttataaaattttaataataaaatattctcacaCACCGTCTGAGTATGCCATTTGCTTGTCTCTCCACGAGGATCCGTGCCTTTGGCATAGGAGTCTTGCTTGTAAAGGGACGCATCAAAATGGCTCAAGTTTGAAAGCTTTTAGCCTTGCCTTAGGCTCTTAGATTAGGCCATGATATAGcacttataattatatttattagagtTTTTACAATCggataaaatcaattaaattataaattattctattaaacgaatcagataattaaattaaaatttaataaattcattaaattaaaaaatcatttaaaattaacaaaattaaatttatataatacatatttaaaattatattttatatttaaaaaattataataaatatttaatattatttaaaaaaatataataatttaataataaaataaattaattgaccGATCAAATCGTagactaataaaataaaacatttataataatacgACGAAGCTTCAATTTTATGAATAAGAAATCATTAACCTTAACTCTCACGAGatggaataaaaaaaaatatctcccTTCCTAGAAGatacatacaaaaaataaaaatatatcaaacacCACCATACACAGATACACGCAATCgcattattatttatctttacaccactaataatttttaattaattaatttgccACCACTAAAGTAACAAATAAAATCGCTCCACCTTAGCGCCGCAACCAAGCTACAGCTCATTCCTTTAACTCACGCGGATTTTCACGCCAACGCCGCCACGTCCCTCCCTCGAACGCCCACTAACGGCGTCGCTGCCGTCGATGACGACTTACATGGAGCGTACTTGGTCGAGAAATCCCGGAAGCCGCTGAAATCATTATCGTGGTCCAAATTACAGTTCTCTTCGAAGTTGAGGGAGTAACTCAGAGGGTCGTATTGGAATTTCCCGTGAgcattattacttttatttctgTTGAATCTTCTGATGAAAGTCTTCCACTTAGGCCCGGCCACGATCTCCGACCACTCTCGGACTCTTCGAAAGGCGGTGACTGCTGGGGTCCACCAGCGGTTCTGTGATTGGATTCGATTCCACCAAGGCAATCCGGCAGTGGAGGATTGACGAGATTTGAAACACGGGAAATTAAAACAGCAGCACGTGTTACGGAGAAGAGAGTTGGATGTGTCTTCCATAACAGCTGCTGATTCTTCTTCAACCCTCTCCATATACAAAAGATGGGCACCCATTGTTTTCAGAGATGCGGGcttgtattttatattattgtaggGGCATTGTGGTAATTACACTTGTAAAGTTCGGGCCGTTTGCTTTGAAGTGAGGCTGAATCAGCTGAGACGAGTAGAAAATGTTTGGTTCAGCCTTAGTAATGATGAAGGGCCCAGATTTTGGATGAGGCCGATAGTCGGAATGCGATTCCCACACGGAATTTGCCAGCTGTCAAGATTAGTAATAATTACagttaaatcaaataattaagacTAAAATGAAGTTTAATTGACGTCATTACAGAACCTAATCATTGACTAGCCGATTTTACATTCACTCAATTCGTCGTCGTTTGGATAGAGTAACAGtgtttttattaaacaataataatctgattattaaaCAATAGAGTAACACTGTTGAAAAATTGGGCACATAGAAAAAGAATTGACGAATCTGATTCAATATaatatctattttattattatcattattttatttagtttattgtatattatataaattttttttattaattttatattatatgtgacagtaataaattattattttagtattaaaaaattattaaaataattttattattatttattaatttaataaaatatacatatttttaattaatacaataaataatataaaaatattttaaaataattatatttaatattttttaggatatttaattaaaataatatgttaatactttatttattatattttactaaacacaataattatttattataaacaatttttatcacacataaaagttatttaacatatgttaatatttcattttcaataataaaagattatttgaaCTAAATACACCTTTTAAGGTTAGATTCAAGCCAAGCCGAACTCAAACTCTCTTCAAAAATGTTTGAGAGGAATCGAGCttaagtttgaacttgaatctagttttaaacttgattcaatactaaaatgatgtcgttttgatgtttattaatcaaaacgacatcattttaattgatttgtatcaaattttcaGACTCATGAGTTTtacaaactaaacacctttaaaaCGTGAGCTTgaactaaaaaatattgaactctCAAACCGAATTCGAATTTGAGCTCGAGCCTGTTTGAGCCGTAcacatttcaaatttgtttgaaattgaataaactTGATTCGAATCAAATCCTAATGCCCATAGCATAATTCAATGCATGGTTTCAACCCCTAACAAGCCACCCAACTGCATGTGCTCCTACTGCCTGTTTCTCTATCATAATTCAGATTTTCTGTTTTAACAAAACAATTTGGTACAGAGAGAGCACGCCTAAAATTAAACTGATCTGATGGCTggaaacattttaaaatatttggtcataaaacataaaactagGCTCAGGTTTCAACAGGGTTGCCGCAATGAAGTCTCCATCTAGACATTGGCATTACAACAAGCACAAAATTACTTCATCAATTCACATGGCATTATTTCTGGCTTCTTCATCAATTTTTGGTCAGAAAATCACTAACTTGAAAAGAATTGCACTTGCAAGTTGATGCTTAAAGATAAAAGGTGATCAACATTGGCCTTAGCTCCTTGGCACGGACACCGAGCTTAATCTGGTCATTttacatatcaataaaactatatatatataatatacaataaatgatccgttattataaaattgaatgattttaaat
This sequence is a window from Mangifera indica cultivar Alphonso chromosome 20, CATAS_Mindica_2.1, whole genome shotgun sequence. Protein-coding genes within it:
- the LOC123204674 gene encoding uncharacterized protein LOC123204674, producing the protein MGAHLLYMERVEEESAAVMEDTSNSLLRNTCCCFNFPCFKSRQSSTAGLPWWNRIQSQNRWWTPAVTAFRRVREWSEIVAGPKWKTFIRRFNRNKSNNAHGKFQYDPLSYSLNFEENCNLDHDNDFSGFRDFSTKYAPCKSSSTAATPLVGVRGRDVAALA